In Arthrobacter sp. SLBN-83, one DNA window encodes the following:
- a CDS encoding fatty acid desaturase family protein produces MTVISPTKTTTAAGANGGTSRTRPGKLAESGSPSVRPPAAAHLTDEQVAELGRELDAIRDEILGKRGAEDAAYIRRMIKIQRGLEVSGRAALLVGKNKAAWVTGTTLLSLAKILENMELGHNILHGQWDWMRDPDIHSTTWEWDFVTPSRSWQHTHNDLHHRWTNVVGKDNDVGYNLLRMDEQQPWKPINLANPLFNAILAPVFEWGIAIYDLELTEYREGTKSKEALLKDLKALGKKVITQFTKDYAATPALAMLTGSAKQALFGTIAANAIRNVWAHAVIFCGHFPEGTDTFTEEMVDGETRGDWYVRQMIGSANISGSKFMHLMTGNLSHQIEHHLFPDLPSNRYAEVAPRVREICQRYGLKYTTGPLLKQVGSSWAKVFKLALPGKTARA; encoded by the coding sequence ATGACTGTCATCTCACCCACCAAAACCACCACCGCCGCGGGTGCCAACGGCGGCACCTCCAGGACGCGGCCCGGAAAGCTGGCCGAATCGGGAAGCCCCAGCGTCCGCCCGCCGGCCGCCGCGCACCTCACCGACGAGCAGGTGGCGGAGCTGGGCCGTGAGCTCGACGCCATCCGCGACGAGATCCTGGGCAAGCGCGGCGCGGAAGATGCCGCCTACATCCGCCGCATGATCAAGATCCAGCGCGGCCTGGAGGTCTCCGGTCGCGCCGCCCTGCTGGTGGGCAAGAACAAGGCCGCCTGGGTTACCGGCACCACGCTGCTGAGCCTGGCCAAGATCCTGGAGAACATGGAACTGGGCCACAACATCCTCCACGGCCAGTGGGACTGGATGCGGGACCCGGACATCCACTCCACCACCTGGGAATGGGACTTCGTCACGCCGTCGCGGTCGTGGCAGCACACCCACAATGACCTGCACCACCGCTGGACCAACGTTGTGGGCAAGGACAACGACGTCGGATACAACCTCCTGCGCATGGACGAGCAGCAGCCGTGGAAGCCCATCAACCTGGCCAACCCGCTGTTTAACGCCATCCTGGCACCGGTCTTCGAGTGGGGCATTGCCATCTACGACCTTGAGCTGACCGAGTACAGGGAAGGCACCAAGTCCAAGGAAGCCCTGCTCAAGGACCTCAAGGCGCTGGGCAAGAAGGTGATCACCCAGTTCACCAAGGACTACGCCGCCACGCCCGCCCTGGCGATGCTGACCGGCTCGGCAAAGCAGGCACTGTTCGGCACCATTGCCGCCAACGCCATCCGCAACGTCTGGGCCCACGCGGTGATCTTCTGCGGCCACTTCCCCGAAGGCACAGACACCTTCACCGAGGAGATGGTGGACGGTGAGACGCGCGGTGACTGGTATGTCCGCCAGATGATCGGGTCCGCGAACATCTCCGGCTCCAAGTTCATGCACCTCATGACCGGAAACCTCTCGCACCAGATCGAGCACCACCTCTTCCCGGACCTGCCATCCAACCGGTATGCCGAGGTAGCCCCAAGGGTCCGCGAAATCTGCCAGCGCTACGGCTTGAAGTACACCACGGGTCCGTTGCTGAAGCAGGTGGGATCGTCCTGGGCCAAGGTCTTCAAGCTGGCACTCCCGGGAAAGACCGCCCGGGCCTAA
- a CDS encoding cation diffusion facilitator family transporter, translating to MTGPHQESTHTHSHPDEDGHAGHGHDHDHPHGHNHDHDHDHDHDHDHDHHHHSGFKGWLIELFVPHTHDAADSIDDAMEASTEGIRALKISMFLLLATTVLQFVVVLFSSSVALLADTIHNFSDALTAVPLWIAFILGRRTATRRYTYGYGRAEDLAGLFIVAVVALSAVVAGWQSVDRLINPQPLQNLGWVMAAGLIGFAGNEAVAIYRIRVGRRIGSAALVADGVHARTDGFTSLAVVIGAVGVMLGFPLADPIVGLVISAAIMVLLWGTVRSIGRRLMDGIEPELVSRAEAALARTPGVLSVQHLQLRWSGHRLQGSARIELADTALSEAEEILHRAEHQLRHALPKLDHMLLAPASRR from the coding sequence ATGACCGGGCCGCATCAGGAGTCGACGCATACGCACAGCCACCCCGACGAGGACGGCCACGCCGGGCACGGGCATGATCACGACCACCCGCACGGCCACAACCACGACCACGACCACGACCACGACCACGACCACGACCACGACCATCATCACCACTCCGGTTTCAAGGGTTGGCTGATCGAGCTGTTTGTCCCGCATACGCACGATGCCGCCGATTCGATCGACGATGCAATGGAGGCCAGCACCGAGGGCATCCGGGCGCTGAAGATCAGCATGTTCCTCCTGCTGGCCACCACCGTTCTGCAGTTCGTGGTGGTCCTGTTCAGCAGTTCGGTGGCCCTGCTGGCGGACACCATCCACAACTTCTCCGACGCGCTGACTGCGGTGCCCCTGTGGATTGCGTTCATCCTGGGGCGCAGGACCGCCACCCGGCGGTATACCTATGGCTACGGCAGGGCCGAGGATTTGGCTGGCCTGTTCATCGTGGCCGTGGTGGCCCTCTCCGCCGTCGTGGCCGGCTGGCAGTCGGTGGACCGCCTGATCAATCCGCAGCCGCTGCAAAACCTGGGCTGGGTCATGGCGGCAGGCCTGATCGGCTTTGCAGGAAACGAAGCGGTGGCGATTTACCGGATCCGGGTTGGCCGCAGGATCGGTTCCGCCGCGCTTGTTGCCGACGGCGTGCACGCCCGGACGGACGGCTTCACGTCGCTGGCCGTGGTGATCGGCGCCGTGGGCGTCATGCTCGGTTTTCCGCTGGCGGACCCGATCGTCGGGCTCGTCATCTCGGCAGCCATCATGGTGCTGCTGTGGGGCACGGTCCGCAGCATCGGGCGCCGGCTGATGGATGGCATCGAACCGGAACTTGTGTCACGGGCCGAGGCCGCACTCGCGCGGACACCGGGTGTTCTTTCAGTCCAGCACCTGCAGCTGCGCTGGTCCGGCCACCGGCTGCAGGGGTCGGCCCGGATCGAACTGGCGGACACAGCGTTGTCGGAGGCGGAAGAGATCCTTCACCGCGCCGAGCACCAGCTCCGGCACGCCCTGCCCAAGCTGGACCATATGCTCCTGGCCCCCGCCAGCCGGCGGTAA
- a CDS encoding ArsR/SmtB family transcription factor produces MNADKNACSLGTDSQYVELAVEVFAMLADATRVRIILALRDGEMAVGALADVVGKSPAAVSQHLAKMRLARMVSTRQEGTRVLYRLENEHARQLVADAIFQAEHALGGEPAHHRVPAHTADRSAS; encoded by the coding sequence ATGAATGCAGATAAGAATGCTTGCTCGCTGGGCACTGACAGCCAGTACGTAGAGCTGGCTGTGGAGGTCTTCGCCATGCTGGCCGACGCCACCAGGGTGCGGATCATCCTGGCGCTGCGTGACGGCGAGATGGCGGTGGGCGCCCTCGCCGATGTGGTGGGCAAGTCCCCCGCCGCCGTTTCCCAGCACCTGGCCAAGATGCGCCTGGCCCGGATGGTCTCCACCCGGCAGGAGGGCACGCGGGTGCTGTACCGCTTGGAGAATGAGCACGCACGCCAGTTGGTGGCCGATGCCATCTTCCAGGCCGAGCACGCCCTCGGCGGGGAGCCCGCGCACCACCGCGTTCCTGCCCACACTGCAGACAGGAGCGCGTCATGA
- a CDS encoding response regulator transcription factor: MEQQRVCLVVEDDDDIWGLITVVLSGAGFEVTAVGTGAEGIAAAADPAIALVTLDLGLPDMDGHVVARAIRALSAAPLLFLTARSENDDMLAGMASGADGYLTKPFHPGELKQLARQLVASTPPSQQPVSRGQTPAGGPNS; this comes from the coding sequence ATGGAACAGCAACGTGTTTGCCTTGTCGTGGAGGATGACGACGATATCTGGGGACTGATCACAGTGGTCCTGTCCGGTGCGGGCTTCGAAGTGACAGCCGTGGGCACGGGGGCAGAGGGCATCGCCGCCGCCGCTGATCCCGCCATCGCCCTGGTCACCCTGGACCTTGGCCTGCCGGACATGGACGGGCACGTGGTGGCCCGCGCCATCCGTGCCCTCAGCGCCGCCCCGCTGTTGTTCCTGACGGCCCGTTCCGAGAACGATGACATGCTGGCCGGCATGGCTTCAGGGGCTGACGGCTACCTCACCAAGCCTTTCCACCCGGGGGAACTGAAGCAGCTGGCCCGGCAACTGGTGGCATCCACCCCCCCGTCACAACAGCCCGTGTCCCGGGGCCAGACACCGGCGGGCGGACCCAACTCCTAG
- a CDS encoding ANTAR domain-containing response regulator, translating into MAGESTAKTDTSITEHLHELVLNSSDVEDFLTELAQVSARNLSEPGDEILCAITLLRQRKTATIASSSQEAKTIGRLEHRFAETPSLTAITAQETVHAPNLAADSRWPEYSPAVVAQGVQSVAALPFRLEGETKAALLLYSRRANRFEGRVLAFAEDFVSQTSLALRLAVRFAHYSETAANLRATLESRTVIDMAVGIIMAQNRCSQQDAFGILKTASSTRNTKLHDVAAAVVNALGQGPARTHYDG; encoded by the coding sequence GTGGCCGGCGAGTCAACAGCAAAAACCGATACATCCATTACCGAACACCTGCACGAACTGGTCCTCAACAGCTCCGACGTTGAGGACTTCCTTACGGAGCTGGCGCAGGTGTCCGCCCGCAACCTCTCCGAGCCGGGCGATGAAATACTGTGTGCCATCACCCTGCTCCGGCAGCGGAAAACAGCGACAATCGCCAGCAGCAGCCAGGAAGCCAAGACCATCGGACGGCTTGAGCACAGGTTTGCAGAAACCCCCAGCCTCACCGCAATCACCGCCCAGGAGACTGTGCACGCGCCCAACCTTGCTGCGGACAGCCGCTGGCCGGAATACTCCCCTGCCGTCGTGGCCCAGGGCGTCCAGTCGGTTGCGGCGCTTCCTTTCCGGCTTGAAGGGGAAACCAAAGCTGCGCTGCTGCTGTACTCCCGCCGGGCCAACCGTTTTGAAGGCCGCGTGTTGGCGTTCGCCGAGGATTTCGTCAGCCAGACCTCGCTGGCACTCCGCCTTGCAGTCCGCTTTGCGCATTACAGCGAAACGGCGGCGAACCTCCGTGCCACACTGGAATCCCGCACGGTCATCGACATGGCAGTGGGAATCATCATGGCCCAGAACCGGTGCAGCCAGCAGGACGCGTTCGGCATCCTGAAGACGGCATCGAGCACCCGCAACACAAAGCTGCATGATGTGGCCGCTGCCGTTGTGAATGCTTTGGGCCAGGGACCTGCCCGTACACATTACGACGGTTAG
- a CDS encoding adenylate kinase has translation MTRLLIIGPPGSGKGTQAEHVARHFGVPAVSTGDIFRSNVSRRTDLGNQAADYLDGGSFVPDHLTNALVQDRLREDDVRHGFLLDGYPRTAPQATELDDMLAAQGHVLDVVIELQAPDAELEERMRRRALEQGRTDDTIEVFRRRLDLYRRQTHEVVSVYAGRGILVSVDGSGEPGAITGLAIAAVEQFLAAPRPPS, from the coding sequence ATGACCAGGCTCCTCATCATCGGCCCACCAGGCTCCGGCAAAGGGACACAGGCAGAACACGTCGCCCGGCACTTCGGAGTGCCCGCCGTTTCCACCGGCGACATCTTCCGGAGCAACGTCAGCCGCCGGACAGACCTGGGGAACCAGGCCGCGGACTACCTGGACGGCGGCAGCTTCGTGCCGGACCATCTCACCAATGCGCTGGTGCAGGACCGCCTCCGTGAAGACGATGTGCGGCACGGCTTCCTGCTGGACGGGTATCCGCGGACGGCGCCGCAGGCAACCGAACTCGACGACATGCTCGCGGCGCAGGGGCATGTGCTGGACGTCGTCATCGAACTCCAGGCGCCGGACGCGGAGTTGGAGGAGCGGATGCGCCGCCGTGCGCTGGAACAGGGACGAACGGACGACACCATCGAGGTCTTCCGGCGCCGGCTGGACCTCTACCGCCGGCAGACGCATGAAGTAGTCTCGGTGTACGCGGGCCGGGGCATCCTGGTGTCCGTCGACGGCAGCGGTGAACCGGGCGCGATTACCGGCCTGGCGATCGCCGCCGTCGAACAGTTCCTGGCAGCCCCGCGTCCCCCATCCTGA
- a CDS encoding NAD-dependent epimerase/dehydratase family protein, translating to MRIAVTGGNGKLGRHVVRRLTDDGHQVLTLDRAGDRSPDLLVVDLRNYGHVVDALLGVDDRHDGFDAVVHLGAIPAPGILPDAATFENNMLSTYNVFQAARRAGIKKVVYASSETVLGLPFDIDPPYIPVDEEYPPRPESTYSLVKRLEEQMAVEMTRWDPELSITGLRFSNVMDEADYARFPSFDEDATLRKWNLWGYIDGRDGAQAVTRALENAKPGFEAFIIANADTVMSRSSASLAAEVFPGVKVTKDLGEHETMLSIDKARRLLGFEPEHSWRNHVPAATSAG from the coding sequence ATGAGAATTGCCGTTACAGGCGGAAACGGAAAACTGGGGCGGCACGTGGTGCGCAGGCTCACCGACGACGGCCACCAGGTCCTTACCCTGGACCGCGCAGGTGACCGCAGCCCGGACCTGCTGGTGGTTGACCTGCGCAACTATGGCCATGTGGTGGACGCGCTGTTGGGCGTTGATGACCGGCATGACGGGTTCGACGCCGTAGTGCACCTGGGTGCCATTCCTGCCCCCGGCATCCTTCCGGACGCAGCAACGTTTGAAAACAACATGCTCTCCACCTACAACGTCTTCCAGGCGGCCCGCCGCGCAGGCATCAAGAAGGTGGTGTACGCCTCCAGCGAGACAGTGCTGGGGCTGCCGTTCGACATCGACCCGCCCTACATCCCGGTGGACGAGGAATACCCGCCGCGGCCGGAAAGCACCTACTCCCTGGTGAAGCGGCTGGAAGAGCAGATGGCCGTCGAAATGACGCGGTGGGACCCTGAACTGAGCATTACGGGCCTTCGGTTCTCCAACGTCATGGACGAAGCCGACTACGCGCGGTTCCCTTCCTTCGATGAGGACGCAACCCTGCGGAAGTGGAACCTTTGGGGCTACATCGACGGCAGGGACGGCGCCCAGGCCGTGACCCGGGCACTGGAGAACGCCAAACCGGGATTCGAAGCCTTCATCATTGCCAATGCCGATACGGTCATGAGCCGGTCAAGTGCCAGCCTGGCTGCCGAAGTCTTCCCAGGTGTCAAGGTCACCAAGGACCTGGGCGAGCACGAAACGATGCTGTCCATCGACAAGGCGCGGCGCCTGCTGGGTTTCGAACCCGAGCACAGCTGGCGGAACCACGTGCCGGCAGCCACCAGCGCCGGCTAA
- a CDS encoding S8 family serine peptidase, translating into MAQDHPRSRKPRASGSYPFGTATVCPVPGEESPATNRAPSHHEDPKIRTRSFLLPALTALLSAVALSTASLPAVAAPASPAGSGGAGNATGRYIVQYTPGTDVAAQVSGLHGQGLAVGRTFEHAIRGAVVTANPAQAAALAKSGKVLSVEPDAPVKVSGTEQPAPWGLDRADQRALPLSGSYSWTAAGAGVTAYVVDTGILASHTDFGGRVAAGWTAVADGNGTTDCNGHGTHVAGTVAGSTYGVAKSATLVPVRVLDCSGSGYNSDVVAGLDWIAANHAAGTPAVANLSLGGAASSTVDNAIQAVIDDGVTTVVAAGNSAADACTTSPARVPAAVTVAASDSADKQASFSNFGSCVDLYAPGVGITSDYYTSTTATASMSGTSMASPHTAGAAAVLLSQNPALTPADVAAALVSNATPGVIGGATAGTPNRLLFTGTDAAAPAPAPAPAPTVTSVSPAGKATAVAVGTNVAATFSTSVQGVSAGTFVLRNAAGASIAAAVSYNDTTRTATLDPAANLATDTTYTATLVGGTSAIRDAAGTPLASLSWTFTTGPAPTVTSYSPGSNASLVRRSSNVSATFSETVQGVDTATFTLKNASTGAVVAATVYRNGTTNQWILDPQAGLAAKTRYTVTLTGGATGIQDLAGNPLASRSWQFTTGSF; encoded by the coding sequence TTGGCACAGGATCATCCAAGGAGCCGGAAGCCACGCGCTTCCGGCTCCTATCCTTTTGGTACAGCCACCGTTTGTCCGGTTCCCGGGGAGGAATCCCCCGCCACGAACCGGGCGCCCAGCCACCACGAGGACCCCAAAATTCGTACCAGATCCTTCCTGCTGCCTGCCCTCACGGCGCTGCTCTCCGCCGTCGCCCTTTCCACTGCGTCCCTTCCCGCCGTCGCCGCCCCTGCCTCCCCGGCCGGTTCAGGCGGAGCCGGCAACGCAACCGGCCGCTACATCGTCCAGTACACGCCCGGAACCGATGTCGCCGCGCAGGTGTCCGGACTGCACGGCCAGGGACTCGCCGTCGGCCGCACCTTTGAGCACGCCATCCGCGGCGCCGTGGTCACCGCCAACCCGGCCCAGGCGGCCGCCCTTGCCAAGTCCGGGAAGGTGCTGTCCGTGGAGCCCGATGCCCCCGTCAAGGTCTCCGGGACGGAACAGCCCGCCCCCTGGGGCCTGGACCGCGCCGACCAGCGGGCGCTGCCGCTCTCAGGTTCCTACTCGTGGACCGCGGCCGGCGCCGGCGTGACCGCCTACGTGGTGGACACCGGCATCCTGGCCTCGCACACCGACTTCGGCGGCAGGGTGGCCGCCGGCTGGACCGCCGTGGCGGACGGCAACGGCACCACCGACTGCAACGGACACGGCACCCACGTGGCCGGAACCGTTGCCGGCTCCACGTACGGCGTGGCCAAGAGCGCCACCCTGGTGCCGGTCAGGGTGCTGGACTGCAGCGGATCCGGCTACAACTCCGACGTGGTGGCGGGCCTGGACTGGATCGCCGCGAACCACGCAGCCGGCACCCCCGCCGTAGCCAACCTCAGCCTGGGCGGAGCCGCCAGCAGCACCGTTGACAACGCCATCCAGGCAGTCATTGACGACGGCGTCACCACCGTGGTTGCCGCCGGAAACTCTGCAGCGGATGCCTGCACCACCTCTCCGGCCCGCGTTCCCGCCGCCGTCACGGTGGCCGCCAGCGACTCCGCCGACAAGCAGGCATCGTTCTCCAACTTCGGATCCTGCGTGGACCTGTACGCTCCCGGCGTCGGCATCACCTCCGACTACTACACCTCCACCACTGCCACGGCATCAATGTCCGGAACCTCCATGGCGTCACCCCACACCGCCGGCGCCGCAGCCGTCCTGCTGTCGCAGAACCCTGCCCTGACACCGGCCGACGTGGCCGCTGCGCTGGTCTCCAACGCCACGCCCGGAGTGATCGGCGGGGCCACCGCCGGGACTCCGAACCGCCTGCTGTTCACTGGTACGGACGCAGCTGCTCCTGCGCCAGCTCCGGCACCTGCACCAACTGTCACGTCGGTATCGCCCGCCGGGAAGGCCACGGCGGTGGCAGTGGGCACCAACGTGGCGGCCACCTTCAGCACCTCGGTGCAGGGCGTGTCCGCAGGGACCTTCGTGCTGCGGAATGCAGCCGGCGCCAGCATCGCCGCGGCCGTCAGCTACAACGACACCACCAGGACAGCCACCCTTGACCCGGCCGCAAACCTGGCCACAGACACCACCTACACGGCAACCCTGGTGGGCGGAACCTCGGCCATCCGGGATGCTGCGGGCACGCCGCTGGCCTCCCTCAGCTGGACGTTCACCACCGGCCCCGCGCCCACGGTCACCAGCTACAGCCCGGGCAGCAATGCCTCCCTGGTCCGCAGGAGCAGCAACGTCAGTGCCACCTTCAGCGAGACTGTCCAGGGCGTTGACACGGCCACGTTTACCCTGAAAAACGCTTCCACCGGGGCTGTGGTGGCGGCAACGGTCTATCGCAACGGCACCACCAACCAGTGGATCCTCGATCCCCAGGCAGGGCTGGCCGCCAAGACCCGGTACACCGTGACGCTGACCGGCGGAGCCACCGGCATCCAGGACCTGGCGGGGAACCCGCTCGCGTCCCGCAGCTGGCAGTTCACCACCGGCTCGTTCTAG
- a CDS encoding phosphatase PAP2 family protein: MAQNSAGSAVKENGNGWWRTFHEKFVVEERYIDPADRRRLYRASVILAVVGLALFIATLVSVVQADGLSFADHPVHDWLLTTRSAAVTAIMIFLAVFFGPVALPIIILVVILIWGFAAKHAWRPILLAAAMLTGVIISQIILHIVQRSRPPVDQMLFGADQTFSFPSGHVLGACDFLLVGAYLIFSRRRNPRAAVFGFIGAFVGIVLAIASRLYLGYHWPTDTLASFSLSLLILGGVIALDTWRTARIPGEPVTGELSKEEAPRE; encoded by the coding sequence TTGGCACAGAATTCAGCAGGTTCCGCAGTCAAGGAAAACGGCAACGGCTGGTGGCGTACCTTCCATGAGAAGTTCGTGGTGGAGGAGCGGTATATCGACCCTGCCGACCGGCGCCGCCTTTACCGGGCGTCGGTGATCCTGGCCGTGGTGGGGCTGGCCCTCTTCATTGCCACACTGGTCAGCGTTGTCCAGGCCGACGGACTTTCCTTCGCCGACCACCCGGTGCACGATTGGCTGCTCACAACACGTTCAGCGGCAGTGACAGCCATCATGATCTTCCTGGCAGTGTTCTTCGGCCCCGTCGCGCTGCCCATCATCATCCTGGTGGTGATCCTCATTTGGGGATTCGCCGCCAAACACGCATGGCGCCCCATCCTGCTGGCCGCGGCCATGCTGACCGGGGTGATCATCTCCCAGATCATCCTGCATATCGTCCAGCGCTCGCGGCCGCCCGTGGACCAGATGCTGTTCGGTGCGGACCAGACCTTTTCGTTCCCGTCCGGGCACGTGCTGGGAGCCTGCGACTTCCTGCTGGTGGGTGCCTACCTGATTTTCTCCCGCCGCCGGAACCCGCGCGCGGCGGTCTTCGGATTCATCGGCGCTTTTGTCGGGATTGTCCTGGCCATCGCAAGCCGCCTGTACCTTGGATACCACTGGCCCACGGACACGCTTGCGTCGTTCTCACTGTCGCTGCTCATCCTGGGCGGCGTCATCGCCCTGGATACCTGGCGGACGGCCCGGATCCCCGGGGAACCCGTCACCGGAGAGCTGTCAAAGGAAGAAGCTCCAAGGGAATAG
- a CDS encoding MerR family transcriptional regulator yields MAGPDAGRGARSPGSRALYAISVAAELTGTGQQNIRLYETKGLLTPSRTAGGTRQYSDDDIAVLLRIGELLEEGLNLAGVAKVLELEAANVKLHRALKRARSRQQ; encoded by the coding sequence ATGGCAGGACCTGATGCAGGACGGGGGGCCCGCTCCCCCGGATCAAGGGCCTTGTACGCCATCTCGGTGGCGGCTGAGCTGACGGGGACGGGACAGCAGAACATCAGGCTTTATGAAACCAAAGGGCTGCTGACGCCGTCCCGGACTGCCGGGGGGACCCGCCAGTACAGTGACGACGATATCGCGGTGCTGCTGCGGATTGGCGAGCTCCTCGAAGAAGGGCTGAACCTGGCGGGCGTTGCCAAGGTCCTGGAGCTCGAGGCAGCGAACGTTAAACTCCACCGTGCCCTGAAGCGGGCACGGTCCAGGCAGCAGTAA
- a CDS encoding Hsp20/alpha crystallin family protein, whose protein sequence is MLMRTDPFRELDRLTQQVFGTTARPAAMPMDAWQEDGEFVVAFDLPGVKLDSLDLNVERNVLTVRAERQDPTQPNVELVASERPRGVFSRQLILGDTLDTEKIKASYDQGVLTLRIPMAEQAKPRKIEIQTQQGEMHQIGT, encoded by the coding sequence ATGTTGATGCGTACTGACCCGTTCCGTGAGCTGGACCGGCTCACGCAGCAGGTCTTCGGAACCACCGCCCGCCCGGCCGCCATGCCCATGGACGCCTGGCAGGAGGATGGCGAGTTTGTAGTGGCGTTCGATCTTCCCGGCGTGAAGCTGGACAGCCTGGACCTGAACGTTGAACGGAATGTCCTGACCGTCCGGGCGGAGCGCCAGGACCCCACGCAGCCCAACGTTGAGCTGGTGGCCTCGGAGCGTCCCCGCGGTGTGTTCAGCCGCCAACTGATCCTGGGCGACACCCTGGACACAGAGAAAATCAAGGCCAGCTACGACCAGGGTGTCCTGACCCTGCGGATTCCAATGGCTGAGCAGGCCAAGCCACGCAAGATCGAGATCCAGACCCAGCAGGGCGAGATGCACCAGATCGGCACCTAG
- a CDS encoding DnaJ domain-containing protein, whose product MTDNPDYYSILGVARDATRQDISHAYRALMRSHHPDMDGGHPDVGHGHGDGGPAHAAAQAKADKPAKNLDATNADPEQGDQLLRIMQAFNVLRDPERRAAYDRKLAAADPIIIPVRKVHSSGAPSGPAIRITPVRWESGPWA is encoded by the coding sequence ATGACTGACAACCCCGATTACTACAGCATCCTGGGGGTGGCCCGAGACGCCACCCGGCAGGATATTTCGCACGCATACCGCGCCCTGATGCGCAGCCACCACCCGGACATGGACGGCGGCCATCCGGACGTTGGCCATGGGCACGGGGACGGCGGCCCGGCCCATGCGGCCGCCCAAGCGAAGGCGGACAAACCGGCGAAGAACCTGGACGCGACGAACGCGGACCCCGAGCAGGGGGACCAACTCCTGCGGATCATGCAGGCATTCAACGTGCTGCGCGATCCGGAACGGCGCGCGGCCTACGACCGGAAGCTGGCGGCAGCGGACCCCATCATCATCCCCGTCCGGAAGGTGCACAGCAGCGGGGCGCCATCCGGGCCTGCAATCCGCATCACTCCCGTGCGGTGGGAAAGCGGACCCTGGGCCTGA